TCCGCTTTTTCACCATCAACCGCATTTCGCCAGTAGTAGCCATGACGATAAAGGCGAACCATGCCCTTACAACAGGGACATCTATCAAAAGAAGGAAAATTGTTTTCCTTTCCCAAACGGGCATATTCTTCTAAATCGATTTTAAAGTCATGATAAACGACCACAAAAATCACCCCGAAGCATTTTGCAAAAATTATAGCAAAATGTCGGGGTATAGGAAACATTGTCTAACCGGGTTAATTTGAAAAAACTCTTCAGGTTAGGAAGAGGATAAAGAGGCAAGTGACACAAAGCTGGTACAGCCAAGATGTGCAATATTTATAAACAGACACAGGAACAATTTAAGAATGTGACGATATTAAACCGCGGGAAAGTAATACCTATGTTTCGATGTTTAAAAGGTATACAGCATGGGTCATTTAAAATCTAAAAACCAAGATGAGTGGTCGGAAAGAAATATCCTACAAAAAGTTGACACCGTCAAGGGACCACTCTTTTTTGACAAAAATCTAGCTATTTTGGTATAATAAACCGTGTTAATTATAAAACCCTGTCTCGTCGGTTTTTGTGGGCGGGCTTCATGCCCGCCCGGTTTCTTATGGCGGGGCGGGAGACCCGGAGGTTATTGTGATGCACCAAGATGTGCAAAAAATATTGTTAACTGAAGAAGAAATTAAAGACCGCGTGCAGCAGCTGGGGCGGCAAATATCTGAAGACTACCGCGGTGAAAGTATTTTGGTGGTAGGAATATTAAAGGGTGCAATGATTTTCCTGGCAGACCTGGTGAGACACCTTGAAATACCTACCTTCTTTGACTTTATGGCGGTATCCAGTTACGGTTCTTCCACCATGTCCTCCGGCGCAGTGCGCATTTTAAAGGACTTAGACAAAAGTATTGAAGGTAAAAACGTGATAATTGTTGAGGATATAGTTGACACCGGTTTAACCTTAAGTTACCTGGTGGATAATTTGCGTGCCAGGGAGCCGGCCACAATTAAGGTTTGTACCCTCTTGGACAAGCCCGACCGCCGCACTGTGGACGTCACCATTGATTACAACGGTTTTACCATTCCTGACGAATTTGTGGTGGGTTACGGTTTGGATTTTAACGAACGCTACCGTAATCTTCCCTATATTGCGGTGTTAAAGCCGGAAATATATAAGGGATAAGAAGCTAAGGTTGACCGGCAAGAACTGGTCAACCTTGTGTTTTAATTTGTAATTGGGAGGCAATAGCAATGTCATTGGGACAAGAAATGGTGGTAGTGCTGGACTTTGGCGGCAAATACACCCAAATGATTGCCCGCCGGATACGGGAATGTAAAGTGTTTTGCGAGATACTGCCTTACAACATAGGGGTGGATAAACTAAGGAATAAAAACCCAAAGGGTATAGTGTTCAGCGGCGGGCCGGCCGATGGCGGTGCCGAAAATGCCCCGCCGGTGGATGATGCCATTTACCGATTAGAGATCCCTATTTTGGCCGTTGGCTACGGCATGCAGATGATGGCCCGACAATTGGGCGGTAAAATCAGCGGTGATGTTCAGCTGGCAGAGGGAAAGAAGACCCTTGAAATAACAGCCAATTCAAGACTGCTGGCCGGGTTGGAAACTAAAGAGGAGTGCTGGGTGAGCCAGGGGCACAGTGTGGAAGAGCTTCCCCAGGGTTTTGCCCCGGTGGCCCGCAGTGAGGACAACCGGGCCTTGGCCATGGAGGACCCCGATAAAAAACTCTATGCAATGCAGTTTCACCCGGAGGTGGCACACACCCCAAAGGGTAAGCAGGTGTTGCAGAACTTTTTGTACGATATATGCCGCTGCAGCGATGCCTGGACCATGTCTTCTTTTCTGCGGCAGTCGGTGGCTGAGGTGCAGGCTAAGGCCGGGGATAAAAAGGTACTGTGTGCTTTAAGCGGCGGAGTTGATTCCTCGGTGGCTGCGGTGCTGGTACACCGGGCGGTGGGTGATAACCTCACATGTGTTTTTGTGGACAACGGCCTGCTGCGCAAGGGTGAAGCTGAGCAGGTAATAAACACCTTCCGGGAAAAGTTTAATATGAACTTAATCCATGTGGATGCCAGGGAAAGATTTTTAAACAAGTTGGCCGGGGTTACCGACCCTGAAAGAAAGCGAAAAATTATCGGTGAAGAGTTTATTCGCTTATTTGAAGAAGAGGCTAAAAAGTTAGGTCAAATAGATTATTTGGTGCAGGGTACAGTGTACCCGGATGTGGTGGAAAGTGGCACCGCCGCAGCGGGGGTTATAAAATCTCACCACAACGTGGGCGGTTTACCCGAAGATATGCAGTTTGATTTGATTGAGCCCCTGCGCTGGCTCTTTAAGGATGAGGTGCGGCTGCTGGGTGAAGAATTGGGACTGCCCGAAGAGGTGGTTTGGCGGCAGCCATTTCCCGGCCCGGGGCTGGCTGTGCGCTGTTTAGGGGAAGTGACGGAAGAAAAACTTGCGGTGCTAAGGGAAGCCGATGCCATTGTAACCGATGAAATTAAGAAGGCCGGCTTGGACAGGGAAATTTGGCAGTACTTTGCTGTTTTGCCCAACATTAAAAGTGTTGGGGTGAAAGGGGATAGGCGGACCTATGTGTGGACCGTGGGTGTTAGGGCAATTCACAGCAGCGACGGCATGACTGCCCAATGGGCACACATACCCTACCAAGTGCTGGATAGCATTTCAACCCGCATTTGCAAGGAAATAGAGCAGGTTAACCGGGTGGTATACGACATCACCGCAAAACCCCCCAGCACCATCGAATGGGAGTAATGCAAGAGGCGATAAGGGCTGTAAAAGCTTAAATAGCGGTTGACAGACATTGCCAATCTTTGCTAAGATGAAGTTGTAAAAAAATAAATATATCGTATATACTTGGGGATATGGCCCAAGAGTTTCTACCGGGCAACCGTAAATTGCCCGACTACGTGAGAAAGTGTACCTAGGGTTCCACACCAAGTAGGTGGTTCGGTCCAAGCGGTACAGGTCGGCTGATGTTGACTACACCGATAGGGATAAAAACCCAGGCGGTAGGTTTCGCGCGCTTGTTGTGAAACCTGCGCGCCTGGGCTTTTGTTTTTCTGTCCCCTATCGCTGGATATTTTCCTTATAAATTATGTAAGATATGTAAAACTGACTTGGTCGTTGAGCTAAATATTAATTAGGAGGATGGTGCTATGACTCAGCCTTTAGTTGGTATTGTTATGGGCAGCGATTCTGATTTGCCGATTATGAAAGGTGCCGCATCTATTTTGGACAAGTTCGGCATTCCCTATGAAGTACTGATTTCGTCAGCACACCGGGTGCCGGAACAAACCGCTGAATATGCCCGTAATGCCCACAGCCGGGGGTTAAAGGTGATTATTGCCGGTGCCGGTTTGGCCGCCCACCTGCCCGGGGTTATTGCGGCCTTTACCCCGCTGCCGGTAATTGGTGTGCCCATAAGGTCCGGCGCCCTTGAAGGGGTAGACGCCCTATATGCCATTGTGCAGATGCCTCCGGGAATTCCGGTGGCCACTGTGGCCATTAACGGTGCCAAAAATGCCGGCATACTGGCGGCGCAAATTATCGGGGCCGGCGATGAATCGGTACTAAAAAAGGTATTGGATTATAAAGAAGAAATGGCAAAAGAAGTACAAAATAAAGCTGCTAAGCTTAATGAACTGGGTATAGAGGCTTACCTGGCATCTAAGGAGTAGGAGGGTTAACTAAAAAATGATTGAACGGTATACATTGCCAGAAATGAAACGCATTTGGTCGGAGGAAAACAAGTTTCAAAAGTGGTTGGAAATTGAAATTTATGCCTGTGAGGCCCTGGCAGAATTGGGCGAAATACCTGCCGAGGCGGTGGAGGTTATTAAAGAAAAAGCAGCCTTTACCGTGGAGCGTATTCTAGAAATAGAAGAAGTGGTGCACCATGATGTCATTGCCTTTTTAACCTGTGTTGCGGAGCAGGTGGGTGAAGAAAGCAAATACATCCACCTGGGCTTAACCTCGTCCGACGTGGGAGACACCGCCCAAAGTGTACGGATGAAGGAAGCCGGTGAACAAATTCTTAGCCGCTTGGAAAAACTCCATGAAATATTGCTGGAAAAGGCCCAAGAATACAGGTATACCATTATGATTGGCCGTACCCACGGAATTCACGCCGAGCCCATGACCTTTGGCTTGAAAATGCTCTTGTGGGCGGCGGAAACGCAGCGGAATATCGAAAGATTGCAAAGGGCCATTGAAACCATAAGTGTGGGTAAAATTTCCGGCGCAGTGGGAACTTACGCAAACATCGACCCGAGGGTAGAAAGCCATGTTTGCGCCCGCCTGGGACTTACCCCTGCAAAACTTTCAACCCAGGTGCTGCAGCGGGATCGCCACGCAGAGTACATGAATACCATGGCGGTGATTGGCTGTACCCTGGAGAAAATGGCCACTGAAATCCGCTCACTGCAGCGCACTGACATCCGGGAGGCCGAAGAGTTTTTTGCCAAGGGCCAGAAGGGGTCTTCAGCCATGCCCCATAAGCGCAATCCCATTATCACCGAGCGCATTTCCGGTATGGCCCGCCTGCTGCGGGGCAATGCCCTGGCAGCCATGGAAAACGTGGCCCTGTGGCATGAGCGGGATATTTCACACTCATCGGTGGAAAGGGTAATTATCCCCGACAGCACCACCGCCTTGGACTACATGTTAAAGAAAATGATTGACATCATCAGTAATTTATTGGTGTATCCTGAAAAGATGAAGCACAACATGGAGCGCACCGGTGGCCTGCTCTTCTCCCAGCGGATGCTGCTTGCATTGGTGGACAAGGGCATCAGCAGGGAGCAGGCATATGAGCTGGTGCAGCGCAATGCCATGGAGTGCTGGAGAACAGGTAAGAAGTTTAAGGAACTGTTGGCTGCCGATGAAGAGGTGGCAAAACTAATTAGCCCGGATGAATTGGACGGTATTTTTGAATACAGCCATTATCTAAGGCATATTGATAGAATTTACGCCCGCTTTGGGCTATAAAAAGGAGCGGTACCATGCAAAAGTTAGAGATGTTATATGAAGGTAAGGCTAAAAAAGTATATAGAACCGATAATCCCGATTTGCTTTGGGTGGAATATAAAGATGATGCCACCGCCTTTAACGGTGAGAAGAAGGGCACCATTGTGGGCAAAGGTGTGCTGAACAACTTAATCAGTGCCCACTTTTTCCAGATGTTGGCGCAAGAGGGTGTAGCTAACCACTTTGTAGAGCTGATCAACGAGCGGGAGCAAATTGTAAAGGCCCTGGATATTATCCAAGTGGAAGTGATTGTGCGAAACCTGGCTGCCGGCAGCATGGCAAAACGCCTGGGCATGGAAGAGGGTACCGACCTGGGCGGCCCGGTGGTGGATTACTGCTATAAAAGTGACGAACTGGGCGACCCCTTGATTAATGATGATCACATTCGGGCTCTGAAGTTGGCCACCCCTGAACAGGTTCAGACCATGCGGGAAACGGCCTTGAAGGTCAACCAAATACTCACCGAATATATGAAGGGCAAAAATATAATCTTGGTGGACTACAAGTTGGAATTTGGCATCCATAAGGGTCAGGTATTACTGGGCGATGAAATTTCACCGGACACCTGCCGCTTTTGGGACAGCCGGACCATGGAAAAATTGGATAAGGACCGCTTTCGCCGTGATTTGGGCCAGGTGGAAGATGCCTACAAAGAAGTATACCGCCGCTTAACGGGCAAGGAAGTAAACCTATAGTGACAAATTAATAACCTGTACCCGCTTGCAAATTTTTAATGCAAGCTTCATAGGGGGTGAACCGATGGAGCGGGAATACAGCGTAAAACTGCTGCAAACACTGGCTGCGCTAGACAACAAGGAACTGACCGAACGCAATATCTTTGCCGCCCAGGCTTGCACACTGGACTTTGCCAACGAAGGTGATATCATCATTCTGCTGGAGAATGGTGTAGCCAAGCAGCAAGAGCTGCAAAGGGCATTGAACAACAAATTAATTAACTCTGCCCAGCTTCTGGGGGAGGGCGGCTTGGCAGTGGCGCTGGCACTGGCCTGTGTGGCCGGCGATGTCGGTGCAGTTATCCATATGATTGAAAACAAACCGGGAGAGGTACTCTTGTTTGAAAAATCCCCCGATAAAATAATCTTAACCACAGAAGAAAATAATGTTGCTGAATTAATACGATATTTAACGGTTTCGGGAATTTCCTTTACCCGCCTGGGCACAGTGGGGGCTAATGAGCTGGAAATTAATTTATATCGGCAGGGATGCTATTCAGGGCAACCGTCCAGTGTTATCAAGGTTCCCGTGGCAGAGTTGAGGAAAAAATGGCAGGGGGAAAAGAAATGATCTTTGATGCGAGGAACTCATCTGCTTGGTGGCAAAGGGATAAGATGCAAGAGGAGTGCGGCATATTTGGCATTTATGCCCCCGGCTCTGAGGTGGCAAAGTTAGCCTATTACGGCCTTTATGCCCTGCAGCACCGCGGCCAGGAGAGTGCCGGCATAGCGGTATCCAACGGGCAGGAGATTAGGCTGCACAAAGGTATGGGCTTGGTGCCTGAGGTCTTTACCGGTGATGCGCTAAGCAATTTAAAGGGTAAGGCCGCCATTGGTCATGTGCGCTATACCACCAAGGGCTCAAAGGAACCTGCCAATGCCCAACCCCTTGCCTTTAGGCACCGCAATGGGATGCTGGCGCTGGCACACAACGGAAATTTAACTAACGCTGAAGAATTGAGGAATATTCTTTACGACAGCGGAGCAATATTCCAGACCACCACGGACAGTGAAATTATTGTCAATTTAATAGCCCGCTACAGCCAGCAAAGCATTGAAGGGGCCATTATGAAGGCCATGATCGACATAAAAGGGGCATATTCAGTGGTGGTACTCACCGAGGAATCGCTGTACGCAGTGCGTGACCCCTATGGTTTTCGCCCCCTCTGCCTGGGGCGTATGGGTGACAACTGGGTGGTGGCCTCGGAAAGCTGTGCCCTGGAAACGGTGGGGGCTGAACTGGTGCGGGATGTGCAGCCCGGTGAAATAGTGCGCCTAAACAAGGACGGCTTAACTTCACTGCAAATGATGGCAGCATCTAGGCCTGCCTACTGCATGTTTGAATATATTTACTTTGCCCGGCCGGACAGCACCATTGACGGCTTTCACGTAAACAAGGTGCGCCGGGAAATGGGGCGCCGGCTGGCCCGTGAATACCCGGTGGAGGCGGATATTGTTATTCCGGTGCCGGACAGCGGCACTGCCGCGGCCTGGGGCTACGCCGAAGAGTCAGGTATTCCCTTTGAAGAGGGGCTGATGAAAAACAGGTATATCGGACGCACCTTTATTCAACCGAGCCAGGAAATGCGTGACTTGGCGGTGCGGTTAAAGCTTAACCCCATGCGGGAGGTGCTGGCAGGCAAACGGGTGGTGATGGTGGATGACTCTTTGGTTCGGGGAACCACCAGCAGTAAAATTGTTAAGATGCTGCGGGAATGCGACGTTGAAAAGGTGTACCTGTGTTTAAGCTCGCCCCCTGTGGTGAGCAGTTGCCACTACGGCATTGATACCAGCAACCGCAAAGAGTTGATTGCTGCCACCAAATCAGTTGAAGAAATACGTCAAATGGTTGGAGCCGACGGTTTGCATTATCTAAGTGAAGAGGGACTGCTGAGTATCTTTGCGGATACAGAGCATAAATTTTGTATGGCTTGCTTTAACAATCAATACCCGGCGGAGGTGCCCCGGAACACAGGAAAATAATGATTGAAACAAACCGGGAGGTAAACTATGAATCAAAAGGTAAAACAACCCTTGACCTATGCCGCATCGGGTGTGGATATAGATGCCGGCAATCGGGCGGTGGAGTTGATTAAAAAATCGGTAAAAAGCACACACCGGCCTGGGGTGATGGCGGACATTGGCGGCTTTGGGGGCCTGTTTGCACTGGATACCGCCAAGTACAAAGAACCGGTCTTGGTGTCTGCCACCGACGGGGTGGGTACCAAACTGAGAATTGCCCACCTCTTGGATAAACACGACACCATTGGTATAGATGCAGTGGCCATGTGCGTCAACGACATACTGGTGCAGGGCGCCGAACCGCTCTTTTTCCTGGACTACCTGGCGGTGGGCAAGCTAAGCCCTGAACGGGTGGCCGAAATTGTGGAGGGTATTGCGGCGGGCTGCCGCCAGGCAGGATGCGCCCTTATTGGCGGGGAAACTGCAGAAATGCCCGGTTTTTATGGCCCCGAGGAGTATGACATTGCCGGATTTGCCGTTGGCATAGCGGATAAATCCCGCTTGATTGACGGTTCAAGGGTTAAGGCTGGGGACGTGCTTATTGGTCTGCCCTC
This portion of the Desulfofalx alkaliphila DSM 12257 genome encodes:
- the hpt gene encoding hypoxanthine phosphoribosyltransferase; this translates as MHQDVQKILLTEEEIKDRVQQLGRQISEDYRGESILVVGILKGAMIFLADLVRHLEIPTFFDFMAVSSYGSSTMSSGAVRILKDLDKSIEGKNVIIVEDIVDTGLTLSYLVDNLRAREPATIKVCTLLDKPDRRTVDVTIDYNGFTIPDEFVVGYGLDFNERYRNLPYIAVLKPEIYKG
- the guaA gene encoding glutamine-hydrolyzing GMP synthase, giving the protein MSLGQEMVVVLDFGGKYTQMIARRIRECKVFCEILPYNIGVDKLRNKNPKGIVFSGGPADGGAENAPPVDDAIYRLEIPILAVGYGMQMMARQLGGKISGDVQLAEGKKTLEITANSRLLAGLETKEECWVSQGHSVEELPQGFAPVARSEDNRALAMEDPDKKLYAMQFHPEVAHTPKGKQVLQNFLYDICRCSDAWTMSSFLRQSVAEVQAKAGDKKVLCALSGGVDSSVAAVLVHRAVGDNLTCVFVDNGLLRKGEAEQVINTFREKFNMNLIHVDARERFLNKLAGVTDPERKRKIIGEEFIRLFEEEAKKLGQIDYLVQGTVYPDVVESGTAAAGVIKSHHNVGGLPEDMQFDLIEPLRWLFKDEVRLLGEELGLPEEVVWRQPFPGPGLAVRCLGEVTEEKLAVLREADAIVTDEIKKAGLDREIWQYFAVLPNIKSVGVKGDRRTYVWTVGVRAIHSSDGMTAQWAHIPYQVLDSISTRICKEIEQVNRVVYDITAKPPSTIEWE
- the purE gene encoding 5-(carboxyamino)imidazole ribonucleotide mutase, with the protein product MTQPLVGIVMGSDSDLPIMKGAASILDKFGIPYEVLISSAHRVPEQTAEYARNAHSRGLKVIIAGAGLAAHLPGVIAAFTPLPVIGVPIRSGALEGVDALYAIVQMPPGIPVATVAINGAKNAGILAAQIIGAGDESVLKKVLDYKEEMAKEVQNKAAKLNELGIEAYLASKE
- the purB gene encoding adenylosuccinate lyase, producing MIERYTLPEMKRIWSEENKFQKWLEIEIYACEALAELGEIPAEAVEVIKEKAAFTVERILEIEEVVHHDVIAFLTCVAEQVGEESKYIHLGLTSSDVGDTAQSVRMKEAGEQILSRLEKLHEILLEKAQEYRYTIMIGRTHGIHAEPMTFGLKMLLWAAETQRNIERLQRAIETISVGKISGAVGTYANIDPRVESHVCARLGLTPAKLSTQVLQRDRHAEYMNTMAVIGCTLEKMATEIRSLQRTDIREAEEFFAKGQKGSSAMPHKRNPIITERISGMARLLRGNALAAMENVALWHERDISHSSVERVIIPDSTTALDYMLKKMIDIISNLLVYPEKMKHNMERTGGLLFSQRMLLALVDKGISREQAYELVQRNAMECWRTGKKFKELLAADEEVAKLISPDELDGIFEYSHYLRHIDRIYARFGL
- the purC gene encoding phosphoribosylaminoimidazolesuccinocarboxamide synthase codes for the protein MQKLEMLYEGKAKKVYRTDNPDLLWVEYKDDATAFNGEKKGTIVGKGVLNNLISAHFFQMLAQEGVANHFVELINEREQIVKALDIIQVEVIVRNLAAGSMAKRLGMEEGTDLGGPVVDYCYKSDELGDPLINDDHIRALKLATPEQVQTMRETALKVNQILTEYMKGKNIILVDYKLEFGIHKGQVLLGDEISPDTCRFWDSRTMEKLDKDRFRRDLGQVEDAYKEVYRRLTGKEVNL
- a CDS encoding AIR synthase-related protein — its product is MEREYSVKLLQTLAALDNKELTERNIFAAQACTLDFANEGDIIILLENGVAKQQELQRALNNKLINSAQLLGEGGLAVALALACVAGDVGAVIHMIENKPGEVLLFEKSPDKIILTTEENNVAELIRYLTVSGISFTRLGTVGANELEINLYRQGCYSGQPSSVIKVPVAELRKKWQGEKK
- the purF gene encoding amidophosphoribosyltransferase, producing the protein MIFDARNSSAWWQRDKMQEECGIFGIYAPGSEVAKLAYYGLYALQHRGQESAGIAVSNGQEIRLHKGMGLVPEVFTGDALSNLKGKAAIGHVRYTTKGSKEPANAQPLAFRHRNGMLALAHNGNLTNAEELRNILYDSGAIFQTTTDSEIIVNLIARYSQQSIEGAIMKAMIDIKGAYSVVVLTEESLYAVRDPYGFRPLCLGRMGDNWVVASESCALETVGAELVRDVQPGEIVRLNKDGLTSLQMMAASRPAYCMFEYIYFARPDSTIDGFHVNKVRREMGRRLAREYPVEADIVIPVPDSGTAAAWGYAEESGIPFEEGLMKNRYIGRTFIQPSQEMRDLAVRLKLNPMREVLAGKRVVMVDDSLVRGTTSSKIVKMLRECDVEKVYLCLSSPPVVSSCHYGIDTSNRKELIAATKSVEEIRQMVGADGLHYLSEEGLLSIFADTEHKFCMACFNNQYPAEVPRNTGK
- the purM gene encoding phosphoribosylformylglycinamidine cyclo-ligase; this translates as MNQKVKQPLTYAASGVDIDAGNRAVELIKKSVKSTHRPGVMADIGGFGGLFALDTAKYKEPVLVSATDGVGTKLRIAHLLDKHDTIGIDAVAMCVNDILVQGAEPLFFLDYLAVGKLSPERVAEIVEGIAAGCRQAGCALIGGETAEMPGFYGPEEYDIAGFAVGIADKSRLIDGSRVKAGDVLIGLPSSGLHSNGYSLVRKALFEVAGYDLDTRLPDLKGTIGEEILEPTRIYVKAVQPLLDKYDLKAMAHVTGGGITENIPRVLPQGHMAVVDRSAWQLPAIFNYVQRAGAIATEEMLRTFNMGIGFVLVVSPEEADAVMADLAAGGEAAAIIGEVVAGEKKVEYKGEGVK